DNA from Dissulfurirhabdus thermomarina:
TCGCCATGGGCATCGCGCCCCGCCTCTGCCGGGAGATCGACATCGCCGGGCGCCGGAGGCTCCTCGACCTGGGCGGCGGCCCGGGCACCTATGCCATTCACTTCTGCCTGGCCAACCCGGAGCTGCACGCCGTGGTCTTCGACCTGCCCACCACGGAGCCCTTCGCCCGGCGCACCATCGAGCGCTTCGGCGTGGCGGACCGGGTGACCTTCCGGGCCGGCGACTTTCTCCGGGACGACCTCGGCGGCCCCTACGACGTGGCCTGGATCTCGCACGTCCTCCACAGCGAGGGCCCCGCCGGCTGCCGCCGCCTCCTCCGGAAGGTGGCCTCGGCCCTGGAGCCGGGGGGCCTCGTCCTGGTGCACGAGTTCATCCTCGACGACCACCGGGCCGGTCCCCTCTTCCCCGCCCTCTTCTCCTTGAACATGCTGCTCGGGACCCCGGAGGGCCGTTCCTACACCGAGACGGAGTTGGTGGACATGCTCGCCGAGGCCGGGGCCGCCGACATCCGCCGCCTCCCCTTCGCGGGGCCCAACCAGTCGGGGATCGTGGCCGGGCGGCTGCCGGGCTGACCGCGCCGCCGGGCCAGCGGCCGAGGCCCGGCGCGCGGCGCCCCTCCTCGGGGCGGACCCCTTTCAGTCTTCCCGCCCCCTTGCCGATAAGGGCTTGTAACATCCCGATCGAGGAAGGAGGTGCGCCGTGGCCCTGATATTGACCAATATCGAGACTATCCCGGGAAAGACCGTGGTGGAACACTTCGGCATCGTGCAGGGGAGCACCGTCCGGGCCAAGCACATCGGCCGGGACATCATGGCCGGGCTCAAGAACCTCGTGGGCGGCGAGCTCAAGGGCTACACCGAGCTCCTCCAGGAGGCCCGGGAGGAGGCACTCGGCCGGATGGCCGCCCAGGCGGAGAGCCTCGGGGCCAACGCCGTGCTGAACATCCGTTTCGCCACCTCCTCCGTGGCCCAGGGCGCCGCCGAGCTCTTCGCCTACGGCACCGCCGTCCGCGTGGAGTAGGGGGCGGCCATGGGTGAGTTCGTCCTCCGGAACCTCGACCTCCTCCTCTTCCTCTCCCTCCTCGTTCTCGGCTACGGCGCGGGAACCGTGGCCGAGCGCCGCCACTACGCCTCCATCCGGCGGCGGGAGCGGGAACTGGTCACGCTCCCCGTCACCACCACCCGGAACTACCCCGCCGTGGATGCCGTGCGCGAGGCCTTCCTGGTGCGGGGCAGCGTCGTGGTCTCCATCGACTACTTCAAGCGCCTCCTCGCCGTGTTGCGGAACATCTTCGGCGGCCGGGTCAAGTCCTACGAATCGCTGGTGGACCGCGCCCGCCGGGAGGCCATCCTCCGCCTGAAGGAGGCCGCCCGGGCCCGGGGCGCCGACATCTGCGTGAACCTCCGGCTCGAGACCTCCGCCATCGGCCGCTCCGCCAACCAGGAGAAACATATCGGGAGCGTCGAGGTGGTGGCCTACGCCACGGCCCTGGTCTTCGAGGGCACCGCCCGGCGGGCCGCCTGACCCCCGGCCCGGCCGCCCGCGGGCCCCGGCATGAAGTTCACCCCC
Protein-coding regions in this window:
- a CDS encoding methyltransferase, encoding MTTPKQEPTPGPLLERSAAYWEACTLHAGVRLDVFSVISGGALAADEVARRVGGDVRGVTTLLDALAAMGLLEKDGDAYRNTETAALFLDRASPRYVGHIIRHHHYLVESWSRLPEAVLGGRPVRDRDHRTPEQRESFLMGMFNLAMGIAPRLCREIDIAGRRRLLDLGGGPGTYAIHFCLANPELHAVVFDLPTTEPFARRTIERFGVADRVTFRAGDFLRDDLGGPYDVAWISHVLHSEGPAGCRRLLRKVASALEPGGLVLVHEFILDDHRAGPLFPALFSLNMLLGTPEGRSYTETELVDMLAEAGAADIRRLPFAGPNQSGIVAGRLPG
- a CDS encoding YbjQ family protein, producing MILTNIETIPGKTVVEHFGIVQGSTVRAKHIGRDIMAGLKNLVGGELKGYTELLQEAREEALGRMAAQAESLGANAVLNIRFATSSVAQGAAELFAYGTAVRVE
- a CDS encoding YbjQ family protein; the protein is MGEFVLRNLDLLLFLSLLVLGYGAGTVAERRHYASIRRRERELVTLPVTTTRNYPAVDAVREAFLVRGSVVVSIDYFKRLLAVLRNIFGGRVKSYESLVDRARREAILRLKEAARARGADICVNLRLETSAIGRSANQEKHIGSVEVVAYATALVFEGTARRAA